One Polypterus senegalus isolate Bchr_013 chromosome 10, ASM1683550v1, whole genome shotgun sequence DNA segment encodes these proteins:
- the ift52 gene encoding intraflagellar transport protein 52 homolog isoform X1, protein MVTGVQVNMEKEQRNTIVFNASKQELFTASNGYKLMQKRLRSNWKIQSFKEEISDEKLNGVKLWITAGPREKFTAAEFGVLKRYLDNGGGIMVLLGEGGELKYDTNINFLLEEFGIMVNNDAVIRNVYYKYFHPKEALVSNGVLNREISRAAGKAVTGIIDDDNTRNDSQALTFVYPYGATLNVMKPAVAVLSTGSVCFPLNRPVLAFYEAKQGGKLAVLGSCYMFSDQYLDKEENSKIMDVVFQWLTSNEIHLNQIDGENPEISDYKMLPNVGQLSEHLRVCLQEGDENPRDFTSLFDMTLFNLSTTGLPQVIKAFEQLNVKHEPLQLIQPQFETPLPTLQPAVFPPTFRELPPPALDLFDLDETFSSEKVRLAQLSNKCTDDDLEFYVRKCGDILGLTGKLPKEHRDAKHILEHVFFQVVEFKKLNQEHDIDTTEAGYSPF, encoded by the exons gTAAACATGGAGAAAGAGCAGCGAAATACAATTGTGTTTAATGCATCCAAACAAGAGTTGTTTACAGCAAGCAATGGATACAAGTTAATGCAGAAGAGACTGCGATCTAACTGGAAAATTCAAAG TTTTAAAGAAGAGATTTCAGATGAAAAACTAAATGGAGTAAAACTTTGGATCACAGCAGGGCCCAGAGAGAAATTCACAGCTGCTGAG TTTGGAGTATTAAAAAGGTACTTGGACAATGGTGGTGGCATCATGGTATTACTGGGTGAAGGTGGTGAGCTGAAATATGATACCAATATCAACTTCTTGCTAGAAGAGTTTGGAATTATGGTCAACAATG atgcgGTTATAAGGAatgtttattacaaatattttcaccCTAAAGAAGCTCTTGTTTCTAATGGTGTTTTGAACAG GGAAATAAGTAGGGCAGCAGGCAAAGCTGTAACAGGAATCATTGATGATGACAACACTAGAAATGACTCTCA AGCACTGACATTCGTTTATCCATATGGAGCGACTCTCAATGTGATGAAGCCAGCTGTGGCTGTGCTCTCAACGGGGTCTGTCTGCTTTCCACTCAACAGACCTGTTCTGGCCTTTTATGAGGCAAAG CAAGGAGGAAAGCTAGCAGTTCTGGGATCCTGTTACATGTTCAGTGACCAGTACCTGGATAAAGaggaaaacagtaaaataatg gATGTTGTTTTCCAGTGGCTGACTTCAAATGAGATTCATCTCAACCAAATTGATGGTGAAAATCCTGAG atCTCCGATTATAAAATGCTTCCCAACGTAGGACAACTATCAGAGCATCTACGCGTCTGCTTACAAGAGGGAGATGAGAATCCAAGAGATTTTACGTCTTTATTTGATATGACTCTCTTCAATCTAAGTACTACTGGACTGCCGCAGGTGATCAA AGCCTTTGAGCAGCTGAATGTCAAACATGAACCACTTCAGTTGATCCAACCACAGTTTGAAACTCCTCTTCCCACCCTTCAGCCTGCT GTCTTCCCTCCAACATTTAGGGAGCTGCCACCACCAGCACTTGATTTATTTGATCTTGATGAAACGTTCTCATCAGAAAAAGTTCGCCTTGCTCAACTTTCAAACAAGT gtaCAGATGATGATTTAGAGTTTTATGTCAGAAAATGTGGAGACATTCTTGGGTTAACTGGAAAACTTCCCAAAGAGCATCGAGATGCTAAGCATATCCTGGAGCATGTTTTCTTTCAGGTTGTAGAGTTTAAGAAGCTAAATCAG GAACATGACATTGATACAACAGAGGCGGGATATTCTCCATTTTGA
- the ift52 gene encoding intraflagellar transport protein 52 homolog isoform X3: MVTGVQVNMEKEQRNTIVFNASKQELFTASNGYKLMQKRLRSNWKIQSFKEEISDEKLNGVKLWITAGPREKFTAAEFGVLKRYLDNGGGIMVLLGEGGELKYDTNINFLLEEFGIMVNNDAVIRNVYYKYFHPKEALVSNGVLNREISRAAGKAVTGIIDDDNTRNDSQALTFVYPYGATLNVMKPAVAVLSTGSVCFPLNRPVLAFYEAKQGGKLAVLGSCYMFSDQYLDKEENSKIMDVVFQWLTSNEIHLNQIDGENPEISDYKMLPNVGQLSEHLRVCLQEGDENPRDFTSLFDMTLFNLSTTGLPQVIKAFEQLNVKHEPLQLIQPQFETPLPTLQPAATLFIPAKLRWIVGLEFFFFHSYF, encoded by the exons gTAAACATGGAGAAAGAGCAGCGAAATACAATTGTGTTTAATGCATCCAAACAAGAGTTGTTTACAGCAAGCAATGGATACAAGTTAATGCAGAAGAGACTGCGATCTAACTGGAAAATTCAAAG TTTTAAAGAAGAGATTTCAGATGAAAAACTAAATGGAGTAAAACTTTGGATCACAGCAGGGCCCAGAGAGAAATTCACAGCTGCTGAG TTTGGAGTATTAAAAAGGTACTTGGACAATGGTGGTGGCATCATGGTATTACTGGGTGAAGGTGGTGAGCTGAAATATGATACCAATATCAACTTCTTGCTAGAAGAGTTTGGAATTATGGTCAACAATG atgcgGTTATAAGGAatgtttattacaaatattttcaccCTAAAGAAGCTCTTGTTTCTAATGGTGTTTTGAACAG GGAAATAAGTAGGGCAGCAGGCAAAGCTGTAACAGGAATCATTGATGATGACAACACTAGAAATGACTCTCA AGCACTGACATTCGTTTATCCATATGGAGCGACTCTCAATGTGATGAAGCCAGCTGTGGCTGTGCTCTCAACGGGGTCTGTCTGCTTTCCACTCAACAGACCTGTTCTGGCCTTTTATGAGGCAAAG CAAGGAGGAAAGCTAGCAGTTCTGGGATCCTGTTACATGTTCAGTGACCAGTACCTGGATAAAGaggaaaacagtaaaataatg gATGTTGTTTTCCAGTGGCTGACTTCAAATGAGATTCATCTCAACCAAATTGATGGTGAAAATCCTGAG atCTCCGATTATAAAATGCTTCCCAACGTAGGACAACTATCAGAGCATCTACGCGTCTGCTTACAAGAGGGAGATGAGAATCCAAGAGATTTTACGTCTTTATTTGATATGACTCTCTTCAATCTAAGTACTACTGGACTGCCGCAGGTGATCAA AGCCTTTGAGCAGCTGAATGTCAAACATGAACCACTTCAGTTGATCCAACCACAGTTTGAAACTCCTCTTCCCACCCTTCAGCCTGCT GCTACCCTCTTCATCCCTGCAAAACTGAGGTGGATTGTgggattagaatttttttttttccattcatatttttaa
- the ift52 gene encoding intraflagellar transport protein 52 homolog isoform X2 — translation MEKEQRNTIVFNASKQELFTASNGYKLMQKRLRSNWKIQSFKEEISDEKLNGVKLWITAGPREKFTAAEFGVLKRYLDNGGGIMVLLGEGGELKYDTNINFLLEEFGIMVNNDAVIRNVYYKYFHPKEALVSNGVLNREISRAAGKAVTGIIDDDNTRNDSQALTFVYPYGATLNVMKPAVAVLSTGSVCFPLNRPVLAFYEAKQGGKLAVLGSCYMFSDQYLDKEENSKIMDVVFQWLTSNEIHLNQIDGENPEISDYKMLPNVGQLSEHLRVCLQEGDENPRDFTSLFDMTLFNLSTTGLPQVIKAFEQLNVKHEPLQLIQPQFETPLPTLQPAVFPPTFRELPPPALDLFDLDETFSSEKVRLAQLSNKCTDDDLEFYVRKCGDILGLTGKLPKEHRDAKHILEHVFFQVVEFKKLNQEHDIDTTEAGYSPF, via the exons ATGGAGAAAGAGCAGCGAAATACAATTGTGTTTAATGCATCCAAACAAGAGTTGTTTACAGCAAGCAATGGATACAAGTTAATGCAGAAGAGACTGCGATCTAACTGGAAAATTCAAAG TTTTAAAGAAGAGATTTCAGATGAAAAACTAAATGGAGTAAAACTTTGGATCACAGCAGGGCCCAGAGAGAAATTCACAGCTGCTGAG TTTGGAGTATTAAAAAGGTACTTGGACAATGGTGGTGGCATCATGGTATTACTGGGTGAAGGTGGTGAGCTGAAATATGATACCAATATCAACTTCTTGCTAGAAGAGTTTGGAATTATGGTCAACAATG atgcgGTTATAAGGAatgtttattacaaatattttcaccCTAAAGAAGCTCTTGTTTCTAATGGTGTTTTGAACAG GGAAATAAGTAGGGCAGCAGGCAAAGCTGTAACAGGAATCATTGATGATGACAACACTAGAAATGACTCTCA AGCACTGACATTCGTTTATCCATATGGAGCGACTCTCAATGTGATGAAGCCAGCTGTGGCTGTGCTCTCAACGGGGTCTGTCTGCTTTCCACTCAACAGACCTGTTCTGGCCTTTTATGAGGCAAAG CAAGGAGGAAAGCTAGCAGTTCTGGGATCCTGTTACATGTTCAGTGACCAGTACCTGGATAAAGaggaaaacagtaaaataatg gATGTTGTTTTCCAGTGGCTGACTTCAAATGAGATTCATCTCAACCAAATTGATGGTGAAAATCCTGAG atCTCCGATTATAAAATGCTTCCCAACGTAGGACAACTATCAGAGCATCTACGCGTCTGCTTACAAGAGGGAGATGAGAATCCAAGAGATTTTACGTCTTTATTTGATATGACTCTCTTCAATCTAAGTACTACTGGACTGCCGCAGGTGATCAA AGCCTTTGAGCAGCTGAATGTCAAACATGAACCACTTCAGTTGATCCAACCACAGTTTGAAACTCCTCTTCCCACCCTTCAGCCTGCT GTCTTCCCTCCAACATTTAGGGAGCTGCCACCACCAGCACTTGATTTATTTGATCTTGATGAAACGTTCTCATCAGAAAAAGTTCGCCTTGCTCAACTTTCAAACAAGT gtaCAGATGATGATTTAGAGTTTTATGTCAGAAAATGTGGAGACATTCTTGGGTTAACTGGAAAACTTCCCAAAGAGCATCGAGATGCTAAGCATATCCTGGAGCATGTTTTCTTTCAGGTTGTAGAGTTTAAGAAGCTAAATCAG GAACATGACATTGATACAACAGAGGCGGGATATTCTCCATTTTGA
- the LOC120538395 gene encoding uncharacterized protein LOC120538395, translating into MSSARSSLSLSSLSMSFLNQGFAQTKDLEWSTSSILEFQLNSKGSQASSSDVVADLLDLTPAERSLTLGFSPAQLLPQVEVLSSLKAEGNVPLEIIPDSKSSTPRPNGFPQMASLETPADLSCVDLSDLPSTAQPLWEVSAIRHGGSLMESSPLDLHNIGEDDFWSSGPKSITFAEGLLYSSNVQPPGSGGGLFIHSFGSDQLLLPLHRESGLGSRIHQFTFPGTNVDQRFQGSGLSPAAECSSGPVNRNS; encoded by the coding sequence ATGTCCTCGGCTCGCAGCTCTCTCTCCTTGTCCAGTTTGTCCATGTCCTTCCTCAATCAAGGCTTTGCTCAGACCAAAGATCTGGAATGGTCAACTTCCTCAATCCTGGAATTCCAGCTAAACAGCAAGGGTAGTCAGGCATCCAGCTCAGACGTGGTTGCGGACTTACTGGACCTTACCCCTGCTGAGCGGTCTCTCACCCTGGGCTTTTCTCCGGCTCAGCTGTTGCCCCAGGTGGAAGTACTTTCCAGCCTGAAAGCTGAGGGTAACGTCCCCTTGGAAATCATCCCGGATAGCAAGTCCTCTACTCCAAGGCCAAATGGGTTTCCCCAAATGGCTTCCCTTGAAACCCCAGCAGATCTATCTTGCGTGGATCTCTCCGATCTGCCATCCACGGCCCAACCACTCTGGGAGGTCTCTGCAATCCGCCATGGAGGATCGCTGATGGAATCCAGCCCCTTAGACTTGCACAACATTGGGGAGGATGACTTCTGGAGCTCTGGGCCTAAATCCATCACTTTTGCTGAAGGCTTACTGTATTCTAGTAATGTGCAACCCCCAGGCAGTGGAGGGGGCCTGTTCATTCACTCCTTTGGCTCTGATCAGTTGCTGCTACCACTGCACAGGGAGAGTGGTCTTGGAAGCCGCATTCATCAATTCACATTTCCTGGAACAAACGTGGATCAGAGATTTCAAGGATCGGGCTTGTCACCAGCAGCTGAATGCAGTTCTGGGCCAGTGAACAGAAACTCTTGA